A single genomic interval of Brevibacillus brevis harbors:
- a CDS encoding 50S ribosomal protein L25, whose protein sequence is MEQLQAQSREKKTGNAVKVLRNEGWVPGIMYGSEVGNKPIQVKGRELDAALRHQATNKPFRLSVDGDTHDVMVYELQRHPLQGNILHADFKKINMNEKIHTSVPVLMTGDPELGVATLIRHSVEVTCLPGNIPESFLVDVDGFNIGDVVLVADLTVPPGVELGLDSTEVLISVLPVKAKSEESIDAEQEAEAVAEKAGTANE, encoded by the coding sequence GTGGAACAATTACAGGCACAGTCTCGTGAAAAAAAGACAGGCAATGCTGTAAAGGTACTGCGCAATGAAGGTTGGGTTCCCGGTATTATGTACGGCAGCGAAGTGGGCAATAAGCCGATTCAGGTCAAAGGAAGAGAGCTGGATGCGGCCCTGCGTCACCAGGCGACGAACAAGCCATTCCGGTTGAGTGTAGACGGTGACACGCACGATGTCATGGTTTATGAGCTGCAACGGCATCCTTTGCAGGGGAACATTTTGCATGCAGATTTTAAGAAGATCAATATGAATGAAAAAATACACACGTCCGTTCCTGTCCTCATGACAGGAGATCCGGAGTTGGGTGTGGCTACCCTTATCCGCCACAGTGTGGAAGTGACGTGCTTGCCAGGTAATATACCAGAGTCGTTCCTGGTAGATGTCGACGGGTTCAATATCGGCGATGTCGTTTTGGTAGCGGATCTGACGGTCCCACCAGGAGTGGAGCTGGGGCTTGATTCCACGGAAGTGCTGATCAGTGTCTTGCCGGTTAAGGCCAAGTCCGAAGAATCGATTGATGCGGAGCAAGAAGCAGAGGCGGTGGCCGAGAAAGCAGGAACCGCAAACGAATAA
- the rsmA gene encoding 16S rRNA (adenine(1518)-N(6)/adenine(1519)-N(6))-dimethyltransferase RsmA → MTQIAGKDIATPTRTKEILEKYGFAFKKSLGQNFLIDTNILHNIVSEADLTKEKGAIEIGPGIGALTEQLGRAAKKVMAIEIDQRLLPILQDTLSPYENIEVVHGDVLELDLKKLIEEKMTGVEKLSVVANLPYYVTTPILMKLLEERLPLENIVVMIQKEVAERIAAKPGTKDYGSLSVAAQFYADTEVAMIVPASVFIPRPNVDSAVIRLKVRDRPPVEVDDQDVFFRVVRSSFAQRRKTLLNNLMNGLFPKTQKDEVIQMLTDIGIDPTRRGETLSLDEFACLANEGMRRGLIT, encoded by the coding sequence ATGACCCAAATAGCGGGCAAGGATATTGCCACACCTACGCGCACAAAAGAAATATTGGAGAAGTACGGCTTTGCTTTTAAGAAGAGTTTGGGCCAGAACTTCCTGATAGACACCAATATTTTACATAACATTGTTTCAGAGGCAGACCTTACCAAGGAAAAGGGAGCGATTGAAATCGGGCCCGGTATCGGTGCGTTGACGGAGCAATTGGGACGAGCAGCCAAAAAAGTGATGGCGATCGAAATCGACCAGCGTCTTCTGCCTATTTTGCAGGACACGCTGTCACCCTATGAAAATATTGAAGTCGTTCATGGGGACGTACTGGAGCTGGATTTGAAGAAGTTAATAGAAGAAAAGATGACAGGAGTGGAAAAGCTGAGCGTAGTGGCGAATCTGCCTTACTATGTGACGACACCGATCCTGATGAAGCTGCTGGAAGAGAGATTGCCTCTCGAGAACATCGTGGTCATGATTCAAAAGGAAGTGGCAGAGAGAATTGCAGCCAAACCAGGAACGAAAGACTATGGCTCTCTTTCAGTCGCAGCTCAATTCTATGCAGACACAGAAGTAGCAATGATAGTGCCTGCAAGTGTGTTCATTCCGCGTCCGAATGTCGACTCGGCAGTGATTCGCTTAAAGGTAAGAGATCGTCCGCCAGTGGAAGTAGACGACCAGGATGTGTTTTTCCGGGTGGTACGCAGCTCGTTTGCACAGCGCCGTAAGACGTTGTTGAACAACCTAATGAACGGACTGTTTCCTAAAACCCAAAAGGATGAAGTAATACAGATGCTCACTGACATCGGGATCGATCCAACCCGGCGTGGTGAAACACTCAGTTTGGACGAATTTGCCTGCCTAGCGAACGAAGGTATGCGCCGCGGACTGATTACGTAA
- a CDS encoding 3D domain-containing protein, translating into MELRAIWERYKNRGLVMFGCLALVLVPMIGYFSAQATQPKQVTFSLDGESKTVATKAKTVEQFLTERNITVTEKDSLQPTPETKLKDGALITLYTTWSIPIQVDGQKKTIETLSRDVAGALKDGGIVLGEKDRVEPALTATLTKDSSISVKRVVEKMVKVDERVNFQEIRKNDPALEKGKTRVLQSGQEGKAIAHYKLVMEDGKEVSRDLVKRDVLVPKKDNVVAVGTAIPTLQKKGQPDRVLVASAAGPVSRGGKVFRPKKVLNGVTLTAYTPSGGGKHPSSPGYGRTSTGVKAKAGHTIAVDPKVIPYGWWVYIEGVGYRRAEDTGGAMKGGKIDVFVGTESEARKFGRKRNKTVYIIGPQKP; encoded by the coding sequence ATGGAGTTACGCGCGATATGGGAAAGGTATAAGAATCGGGGGCTAGTCATGTTTGGCTGCCTTGCTCTTGTGCTCGTTCCCATGATTGGCTATTTCTCTGCCCAGGCTACTCAGCCAAAACAGGTCACTTTTTCGTTGGACGGAGAAAGCAAGACGGTCGCTACAAAAGCCAAGACCGTTGAGCAGTTCTTAACCGAGCGGAACATTACGGTAACGGAAAAGGATTCCCTTCAACCGACACCTGAGACGAAGCTAAAAGACGGAGCACTCATTACTTTATATACGACCTGGTCCATACCAATCCAGGTTGACGGGCAGAAAAAAACGATAGAGACACTTAGTCGTGATGTTGCTGGTGCGTTGAAGGACGGCGGCATCGTGCTAGGTGAGAAGGACCGGGTAGAACCGGCATTGACCGCAACACTTACCAAGGACTCCTCGATCAGCGTAAAGCGGGTTGTTGAGAAAATGGTAAAAGTCGATGAGCGAGTCAACTTTCAAGAAATACGCAAAAATGATCCAGCGCTGGAAAAAGGTAAGACTCGCGTATTACAGAGCGGGCAAGAAGGTAAGGCAATTGCACACTATAAGCTAGTCATGGAAGATGGAAAAGAAGTCTCCCGTGATCTGGTCAAAAGAGATGTACTTGTACCGAAGAAAGATAATGTCGTAGCCGTGGGTACCGCAATCCCAACGTTGCAGAAAAAGGGTCAACCAGATCGGGTCCTGGTTGCTTCAGCAGCGGGTCCGGTCTCGCGTGGTGGAAAAGTGTTTAGGCCGAAAAAAGTACTGAACGGGGTTACCCTGACTGCATATACTCCTTCGGGAGGTGGCAAACACCCAAGCTCTCCAGGATATGGACGCACATCGACAGGGGTAAAAGCCAAGGCAGGTCACACAATCGCTGTAGATCCTAAAGTCATTCCGTATGGATGGTGGGTGTACATTGAAGGTGTTGGGTATCGTCGAGCTGAAGATACGGGTGGTGCCATGAAAGGTGGCAAAATCGACGTATTCGTAGGCACGGAATCCGAGGCGAGGAAATTCGGTCGTAAGCGAAACAAAACTGTATATATCATTGGACCACAGAAGCCTTAG
- the purR gene encoding pur operon repressor — translation MKKLRRSARLVDMTQHLLAHPHTLTPLTLFAEQYGAAKSSISEDLSIIKEAFEVQGVGLLKTVAGAAGGVKYIPQVKTEEALHFMRELIGQLANPERLLPGGYLYMSDILGNPQTMAKIGKLFATAYADKNVDVVMTVETKGIPLAYATAMFLNVPVVIVRRDNKVTEGSVVSINYVSGSSKRIQTMSLARRGLAEQSRVLIVDDFMKAGGTLRGMIDLLQEFRATVVGCGVLVETTADVSERLVDEYVSLAKLQDVDFKGKQIEIELGSFFENRGE, via the coding sequence ATGAAGAAATTGCGCAGAAGTGCACGTCTGGTTGACATGACGCAGCACTTGCTCGCCCATCCCCATACGCTGACTCCTCTCACTCTGTTCGCGGAACAATACGGCGCAGCGAAATCATCCATCAGTGAAGACTTGTCTATCATCAAAGAGGCTTTTGAAGTCCAAGGGGTAGGCTTGTTGAAAACGGTGGCGGGAGCGGCAGGCGGAGTGAAGTATATTCCACAGGTCAAAACGGAAGAGGCCCTTCACTTCATGCGCGAACTGATCGGTCAACTCGCTAATCCAGAGAGACTTTTGCCAGGTGGATACTTGTACATGTCCGACATTCTCGGAAATCCACAAACGATGGCGAAGATCGGAAAGCTCTTTGCAACCGCTTATGCGGATAAAAATGTGGATGTCGTCATGACGGTGGAAACAAAGGGGATTCCACTTGCGTATGCGACGGCTATGTTTTTGAATGTGCCTGTTGTGATTGTGCGCCGTGACAACAAGGTGACGGAAGGTTCAGTAGTGAGCATTAACTATGTATCGGGTTCCAGTAAACGAATTCAAACCATGTCACTCGCTCGCCGCGGTTTGGCCGAGCAGTCTCGTGTCCTCATTGTGGACGACTTTATGAAAGCTGGCGGGACATTGCGGGGCATGATTGATCTGTTGCAGGAATTCCGTGCAACCGTAGTAGGATGCGGCGTACTGGTAGAAACGACGGCGGATGTTTCTGAGCGTTTGGTAGATGAGTATGTATCGCTTGCAAAACTTCAGGATGTAGACTTCAAGGGCAAGCAAATTGAAATAGAGCTGGGCAGTTTTTTTGAAAATAGAGGGGAGTAG
- the veg gene encoding biofilm formation stimulator Veg has product MARNALLDIKRSLDGHIGERILLKANGGRRKTVERSGILEETYPSVFVVKLDDDQLFERVSYSYADILTETVELTVCRENEHIRITFVQQ; this is encoded by the coding sequence ATGGCAAGAAACGCGTTACTTGACATTAAACGCAGTTTAGACGGACACATTGGTGAGCGCATCCTGCTGAAGGCTAATGGCGGTCGCCGCAAAACCGTTGAACGTAGTGGCATCCTCGAAGAAACTTACCCATCTGTGTTTGTGGTAAAGCTGGATGACGATCAACTCTTTGAGCGGGTATCTTACAGCTATGCTGACATCTTGACGGAAACAGTAGAATTGACGGTGTGCCGCGAAAACGAGCACATCCGCATCACATTTGTACAACAGTAG
- a CDS encoding RidA family protein: MAISFVSTDKAPAAIGPYSQAAKVGPFLFASGQIPLRADGTLVEGDVVEQTHQVFSNIQAVLAEAGGNLTNVVKATVFIKDMNDFGQLNEVYGQYFGDHKPARSTVEVARLPRDVKVEIEIVAYIE; the protein is encoded by the coding sequence ATGGCAATCTCTTTTGTTTCAACTGACAAGGCTCCTGCCGCTATTGGTCCTTACAGCCAAGCTGCGAAGGTAGGTCCATTTCTTTTTGCATCGGGTCAAATTCCGCTGCGTGCAGACGGCACTTTGGTAGAAGGTGACGTCGTGGAGCAAACCCATCAGGTTTTTTCCAACATTCAAGCGGTACTGGCAGAAGCCGGTGGCAACCTGACGAACGTAGTGAAGGCGACTGTATTCATCAAGGATATGAATGATTTTGGTCAACTGAACGAAGTGTACGGCCAATATTTTGGCGATCACAAGCCAGCTCGTTCCACTGTAGAAGTGGCACGTCTGCCGCGTGATGTAAAAGTCGAAATCGAAATCGTAGCTTATATCGAATAG
- a CDS encoding ribose-phosphate diphosphokinase yields the protein MANYRDPKLKVFTCNANPELAKEIAEHIGVPLGNAQVVRFSDGECQLKLNESVRGCDVFVIQPTSAPVNEHLMELLVMVDALKRASAKSINVVIPYYGYARQDRKARARDPITAKLVANLIETAGAQRVITMDLHATQIQGFFDIPVDHLLGVPILGKHFSEKGLKDIVVVSPDHGGVTRARKLAERLEAPIAIIDKRRPEPNVAEVMNIVGNIEGKTAIIIDDIIDTAGTITLAASALVEAGAREVYACCTHPVLSGPAIERIANSKIKELIVTNSIPLTEEQIIDKITVLSVAPIIGEAIIRVHEELSVSKLFD from the coding sequence ATGGCTAACTACCGCGACCCAAAACTGAAGGTATTTACGTGCAACGCAAACCCGGAACTGGCAAAAGAAATCGCCGAACACATCGGTGTACCACTCGGAAACGCACAAGTAGTGCGCTTTAGTGATGGCGAATGCCAACTCAAACTCAATGAAAGCGTTCGCGGTTGTGACGTATTTGTCATTCAGCCAACATCTGCTCCCGTTAATGAGCATCTGATGGAGCTTTTGGTCATGGTCGATGCATTGAAACGCGCTTCGGCTAAGAGTATTAACGTAGTAATTCCTTACTACGGTTACGCTCGTCAAGATCGTAAAGCACGTGCACGTGATCCAATCACGGCCAAGCTGGTTGCAAACCTGATCGAGACTGCAGGTGCACAACGTGTGATTACGATGGATCTGCACGCAACACAAATCCAAGGCTTCTTCGATATTCCAGTGGATCATCTGTTGGGTGTGCCTATCTTGGGTAAACACTTCTCTGAAAAAGGTCTGAAAGATATCGTTGTCGTATCCCCAGACCACGGTGGAGTAACTCGTGCTCGTAAATTGGCAGAACGTCTGGAAGCGCCTATTGCCATTATTGACAAACGTCGCCCAGAACCAAACGTAGCCGAAGTAATGAACATCGTAGGTAACATCGAAGGCAAAACAGCGATCATCATCGACGATATTATCGATACCGCTGGAACGATCACACTGGCTGCAAGTGCACTTGTAGAAGCAGGCGCACGTGAAGTATATGCATGCTGCACGCACCCTGTTCTGTCCGGTCCTGCTATCGAGCGTATTGCTAACTCGAAGATCAAGGAACTGATTGTGACCAACTCGATCCCGCTGACCGAAGAACAAATTATCGATAAGATTACCGTTCTTTCCGTAGCGCCAATCATTGGTGAAGCAATCATTCGTGTTCACGAAGAGCTTTCCGTAAGCAAGTTGTTCGATTAA
- the ispE gene encoding 4-(cytidine 5'-diphospho)-2-C-methyl-D-erythritol kinase, with the protein MRISVKAPAKINLTLDVLAKRPDGYHEVEMVMTTVDLADRVDMTLREDGEITLDCSASFVPDDIRNHAYKAATLMKEKFQVRQGVHLYIDKQIPVAAGLAGGSSDAAATLRGLNQLWNLGLTRDELAKIGAEIGSDVPFCVYGGTALATGRGEQIAHLGAPAPCWVILAKPPIGVSTPDVYGNLRVAQIDNHPDTKQMLQAIATQDFSLMCQSLGNVLENVTLSLHPQVKQIKDLMIASGADGVLMSGSGPTVFALVQKEAKVHRIYNALRGFVKDVFVVRMLGAQDGEILA; encoded by the coding sequence GTGCGTATCTCGGTCAAAGCTCCGGCCAAAATTAATTTGACTCTTGACGTGCTTGCCAAACGGCCGGACGGTTATCACGAAGTAGAAATGGTGATGACAACCGTAGACTTGGCAGATCGTGTGGACATGACTCTACGCGAAGATGGTGAGATTACGCTGGACTGTTCTGCCAGCTTCGTACCGGATGATATCCGTAACCACGCATATAAAGCGGCAACGCTCATGAAAGAAAAATTTCAAGTACGCCAGGGCGTACACTTGTATATCGATAAGCAAATTCCGGTTGCGGCTGGATTGGCAGGTGGCAGCAGTGATGCAGCGGCAACACTACGCGGCTTGAACCAATTGTGGAATCTCGGGTTGACCAGAGATGAGCTGGCTAAAATCGGCGCGGAGATTGGCTCTGATGTGCCATTTTGCGTTTATGGAGGAACAGCACTGGCGACGGGGCGTGGCGAACAGATTGCGCATCTGGGAGCTCCTGCACCGTGCTGGGTCATTCTAGCCAAGCCGCCTATCGGAGTATCTACCCCGGATGTATACGGAAACCTGCGTGTGGCTCAGATCGATAATCATCCCGATACCAAACAAATGCTGCAAGCCATCGCTACCCAAGACTTTTCACTCATGTGCCAATCTCTTGGGAATGTGCTGGAGAACGTCACGCTCTCGCTCCATCCACAAGTAAAACAGATCAAGGATCTCATGATTGCTTCGGGGGCAGATGGTGTCCTGATGTCTGGCAGCGGCCCTACTGTGTTTGCTCTTGTGCAAAAGGAAGCGAAGGTACATCGGATTTACAATGCGTTGCGAGGTTTTGTCAAAGATGTGTTTGTTGTCCGAATGTTAGGCGCTCAAGATGGGGAAATACTTGCATAA
- a CDS encoding small, acid-soluble spore protein, alpha/beta type, with the protein MGRKRGLMSEQFKMELAKELGFYDTVKAEGWGGITTRDAGNMVKRAVQLAEEALAAKRL; encoded by the coding sequence ATGGGTCGCAAACGAGGACTGATGTCAGAGCAGTTTAAGATGGAACTGGCCAAAGAGCTTGGGTTTTACGATACGGTAAAAGCCGAGGGTTGGGGAGGCATCACGACACGGGACGCGGGTAACATGGTCAAGCGCGCTGTTCAGCTTGCTGAGGAAGCATTAGCCGCTAAGCGATTGTAG
- a CDS encoding TatD family hydrolase, with product MLFETHAHLNAKEFDEDRAEVIARAQENGVSTIVNIGFNAETIPTCMDLAHAYDFIYAVIGWHPQDAKDMTDEHLEWIEELSRDPKVVGLGEMGLDYYWDTSPRDVQAEVFRKQIRLARKLDMPIIIHNRDAHHDVLTILKEEKAADVGGIMHCFSGSWETAKQALDMNFYISFGGPLTFKNAKQPKEVAAKVPLDKLLIETDCPYLTPHPFRGKRNESGYVRYVCEEMANIHGLSYEEMAQITADNATRLFRMNG from the coding sequence TTGTTATTTGAAACCCATGCTCATCTAAATGCGAAGGAATTCGATGAAGATCGTGCAGAGGTCATTGCTCGTGCGCAAGAAAATGGCGTCAGTACGATTGTGAACATCGGATTTAACGCTGAAACAATTCCAACCTGCATGGATTTGGCTCATGCGTATGACTTTATTTACGCCGTCATCGGTTGGCATCCACAAGACGCCAAGGACATGACAGACGAACACCTAGAATGGATCGAGGAACTCAGTCGTGATCCGAAAGTAGTGGGATTGGGAGAAATGGGCTTGGACTACTACTGGGATACGTCGCCACGTGATGTGCAGGCAGAGGTATTCCGCAAGCAGATTCGGCTGGCTCGCAAGCTCGACATGCCGATCATCATCCACAATCGCGATGCGCACCATGACGTTTTGACGATCCTCAAGGAAGAGAAGGCAGCAGATGTTGGCGGCATCATGCACTGCTTCTCTGGCAGTTGGGAAACAGCAAAGCAGGCACTCGATATGAATTTTTATATTTCGTTCGGTGGTCCGCTTACATTCAAAAATGCCAAGCAGCCAAAAGAAGTAGCAGCGAAGGTACCGCTAGACAAGCTGTTGATAGAGACAGATTGCCCATATCTCACTCCGCATCCTTTCCGTGGAAAGCGAAATGAGAGTGGATATGTGCGTTACGTCTGTGAAGAAATGGCGAACATTCATGGGTTGTCTTACGAGGAAATGGCACAAATTACCGCAGACAACGCCACACGTCTTTTTCGCATGAACGGTTAA
- a CDS encoding CobW family GTP-binding protein: MSAEVYLLTGYLGSGKTTLLQKWLTHLRITDQKVVVLMNEMGEEDIDGEQLQGFGFPVKKMLDGCICCSIKGELTEGLKDIMNAIAPDRILIETTGVADPLDVIDTITHPELYDRLELKGTISVVDASRFLDLNSRFSSTSTLVKTIRNQVRYADLLLLNKTDLTSPDVIERVRQKLSEINPTASIHATVQAEIEVSRLLSVKRTVHERSPDNEPNRPIAVQKSIGRMSTMDRLKQSLGLKTSQPSLYNSIETFSYVFTGPVDAKKFEDFLYDLPKNVYRAKGYVQFHGKPELISFQHTDNQVLLFPFENFGPKMVAVFIGEGMDREIILNDLKKCYG; the protein is encoded by the coding sequence ATGAGCGCGGAGGTATACTTGCTGACTGGGTATTTAGGTAGTGGAAAAACCACCCTTTTGCAAAAGTGGCTGACTCATTTGCGCATCACAGACCAGAAAGTCGTCGTCTTGATGAATGAAATGGGGGAGGAAGATATTGACGGGGAACAATTGCAAGGCTTCGGCTTTCCTGTCAAAAAAATGCTCGATGGCTGCATATGCTGCTCGATCAAGGGCGAGCTAACGGAGGGCTTGAAAGATATTATGAACGCCATTGCGCCAGACCGAATCCTCATCGAGACTACTGGCGTAGCCGATCCACTTGATGTCATCGATACGATTACTCATCCAGAGCTGTATGATCGACTGGAGTTAAAAGGGACCATTAGTGTTGTCGACGCCTCTCGCTTTCTGGATCTCAACTCACGATTCTCCTCGACTTCCACTCTGGTCAAAACGATTCGAAACCAAGTGCGTTACGCAGACCTGCTTCTTTTGAACAAAACCGATTTGACCAGTCCTGATGTCATTGAGCGGGTTCGTCAAAAGCTCAGTGAAATCAATCCAACTGCATCCATACACGCTACTGTTCAGGCTGAAATAGAAGTCTCCCGGCTTTTGTCTGTCAAACGCACCGTTCATGAGCGATCGCCAGACAACGAACCAAACCGCCCCATTGCCGTACAGAAAAGCATCGGCCGAATGTCCACGATGGACAGGCTCAAGCAATCCCTTGGCCTAAAAACAAGCCAGCCCTCTCTCTACAATAGTATCGAAACGTTTTCCTATGTATTCACCGGACCCGTAGACGCGAAAAAATTCGAGGACTTTCTATACGATCTCCCTAAAAACGTCTATCGAGCAAAAGGCTACGTTCAATTCCACGGAAAGCCCGAGCTGATCTCGTTTCAGCATACCGATAATCAGGTGCTATTGTTCCCTTTTGAAAATTTCGGACCGAAAATGGTAGCTGTCTTCATCGGGGAAGGAATGGACCGAGAAATTATTTTAAACGATCTAAAAAAATGTTATGGTTAA
- the glmU gene encoding bifunctional UDP-N-acetylglucosamine diphosphorylase/glucosamine-1-phosphate N-acetyltransferase GlmU, producing MSKIHAVVLAAGQGTRMKSKLYKVLHPVCGKPMVQHVVDTMASMQVQDIVVVVGHGADAVRAKLGEDVTYALQEEQLGTAHAVSQAAPFLQDKEGTTFLLYGDVPLLSATTLSALLTYHEEQQAAATVLTAVLPDATGYGRIVRNEAGEVLRIVEHKDATEAERAIREINTGIYCYDNRKLWKALAEVKNDNAQGEYYVTDVVGILRDAGEKVVAYEAIDPEETMGVNDRVQLSEAEAYMKKRIMTGHMRNGVTIIDPASTYIEADVKIEADTVIHPGSFLRGQTTVGADCVIGPQADLTNVEVASGVTISYSVMVDSSVESDSSVGPFAYVRPGSQIGSNAKIGDFVELKNAKIGDGTKVPHLSYVGDAEIGDGVNIGCGTITVNYDGAVKHKTTVKDGAFIGCNSNLVAPVTVGQNAYVAAGSTINQDVPDNALAIARERQVNKIDYANKMPRKGKKQS from the coding sequence ATGTCTAAGATCCATGCCGTGGTTCTGGCTGCTGGTCAGGGTACGCGGATGAAATCGAAGCTGTACAAAGTCCTGCACCCTGTGTGCGGAAAGCCTATGGTTCAGCATGTAGTCGATACGATGGCGTCCATGCAGGTTCAGGATATCGTTGTCGTCGTAGGTCATGGTGCTGACGCTGTCCGTGCCAAGCTAGGCGAGGACGTTACTTATGCACTGCAAGAAGAACAGTTGGGAACGGCACATGCCGTTTCGCAAGCAGCGCCGTTTTTACAGGATAAAGAAGGAACTACGTTTCTTTTATATGGAGACGTTCCCCTCTTGTCAGCGACTACGTTGTCGGCCTTGCTGACCTATCACGAGGAGCAGCAAGCGGCTGCAACTGTATTAACCGCCGTATTACCTGATGCAACAGGTTATGGGCGTATCGTGCGCAATGAGGCGGGCGAAGTATTGCGAATCGTGGAACATAAGGACGCTACGGAAGCGGAACGGGCGATCAGAGAAATTAATACGGGCATATACTGCTATGACAACCGAAAATTATGGAAAGCCTTGGCGGAAGTGAAAAATGACAACGCACAAGGCGAATACTATGTAACAGACGTTGTCGGTATTTTGCGTGATGCAGGTGAAAAGGTAGTTGCATACGAAGCGATTGATCCAGAGGAAACAATGGGTGTGAACGATCGTGTACAGCTATCGGAAGCAGAAGCCTACATGAAAAAACGTATTATGACTGGTCACATGCGAAATGGTGTGACAATCATTGATCCAGCTTCTACGTACATCGAAGCTGATGTGAAGATTGAGGCAGATACCGTGATCCACCCAGGCTCTTTCCTGCGTGGACAAACAACCGTTGGAGCTGATTGTGTAATCGGCCCCCAAGCAGATCTGACGAATGTGGAAGTAGCGAGTGGCGTGACCATTTCTTACTCAGTGATGGTTGATTCAAGTGTGGAAAGCGATTCATCTGTAGGGCCATTTGCTTATGTTCGACCAGGATCGCAGATTGGAAGCAATGCCAAAATCGGTGATTTCGTGGAATTGAAAAATGCGAAAATTGGTGACGGTACGAAGGTTCCTCATCTCAGCTATGTAGGGGATGCGGAGATCGGAGACGGAGTCAATATTGGCTGTGGAACGATTACCGTCAACTACGATGGCGCAGTGAAGCATAAAACAACAGTAAAAGATGGAGCATTCATCGGATGCAACAGTAATCTGGTTGCGCCTGTTACAGTTGGACAAAATGCTTATGTAGCTGCAGGATCGACTATTAATCAAGATGTGCCAGATAATGCGCTTGCGATCGCACGTGAGCGTCAAGTAAATAAAATCGATTACGCGAACAAAATGCCTCGCAAGGGCAAAAAGCAATCATAA
- the spoVG gene encoding septation regulator SpoVG yields the protein MEVTDVRLRRVNTDGRMKAIASITIDHEFVVHDIRVIDGNNGMFVAMPSKRTPDGEFRDIAHPISSTTREKIQAAVLTEYDRVGQEEESTIEAGA from the coding sequence ATGGAAGTAACAGACGTAAGACTTCGCCGAGTGAATACGGATGGTAGGATGAAAGCGATTGCATCCATTACAATCGACCATGAATTTGTGGTTCATGATATCCGTGTCATTGACGGAAACAACGGTATGTTTGTAGCTATGCCGAGCAAGCGTACACCAGATGGAGAATTCCGTGATATTGCACATCCGATTTCTTCAACTACCCGTGAAAAAATTCAGGCAGCAGTACTCACAGAATACGACCGCGTAGGTCAAGAGGAAGAAAGCACTATCGAAGCTGGTGCTTAA
- the rnmV gene encoding ribonuclease M5: MKIKEVIVVEGRDDTAAIKHAVNADTIETGGSAIHKRTIEKIRLAQQKRGVIIFTDPDYQGERIRKIISKSVPGCKHAFITQEDGTKKGDIGVENATPDVIIRALSEVRTEMAETAGEITSDDLLANGLTSGVDAKERRIKLGEALGIGYANAKQMLQRLNAFQISRAEFEAAITAINKERE; the protein is encoded by the coding sequence ATGAAGATCAAGGAAGTCATCGTGGTCGAAGGACGAGACGATACCGCAGCAATCAAACATGCGGTTAATGCCGATACGATTGAAACTGGCGGTTCTGCCATTCATAAAAGAACGATTGAAAAAATCAGGCTGGCGCAACAAAAACGCGGTGTTATTATTTTTACAGACCCCGATTATCAAGGGGAGCGCATCCGAAAAATTATCAGCAAGTCAGTTCCAGGCTGCAAGCACGCATTTATTACCCAGGAGGATGGGACCAAAAAGGGCGACATCGGCGTTGAGAACGCGACACCTGACGTGATTATTCGTGCGCTCTCAGAAGTACGTACCGAAATGGCGGAAACGGCTGGAGAGATTACCTCTGACGATCTGTTGGCAAATGGCCTGACGTCCGGAGTAGATGCCAAAGAACGCAGAATTAAGCTGGGAGAAGCATTGGGGATCGGATACGCCAACGCCAAGCAAATGCTGCAGCGGCTCAATGCCTTCCAAATCAGTCGAGCAGAATTCGAAGCGGCCATTACGGCCATCAACAAAGAGAGGGAGTAA